The DNA sequence AGATTCACGACACCGTGGTGACCGAATACCGCTGCCATCGGTTCGGCGATTGCGAAGCGATTGTAGATCGTCAGCACGCACGCAAGTGTCAGGAAGAACACGCCCCAGGCCAGCGCCAGCTGCAGCATCAGGATCGGGTCGTACAGCGGCGACATCCACAACGCGGGCAGCAGCTCCTTGTAGCCGAACACACTGCCGAACAGGAACCCGAAGAACACCGATGACAGCCCTGCCAGCACGCCGAAGAGGTAGAAGCGTCCGAGCGGTTTGCGGAACAGCCAGGCCAGCAGTGCCAGTACCGCCCCGTGTCCGACATCGCCGAACATCGTGCCGAACATCAGCAGGAAGGTGATCGTGAACAGGAACGTCGGATCGATCTCGCCGTAGCGCGGGATCCCGTACTGCTTCACGAGCAGCGCGAAGGGCTGCAGAAGCCGGTGGCGCACCGGCACCGACGGCACCAGCGGGCGCTCGTCGGCCCGGGGTTTGCGGCTCTCCAGACTGAAGCGTTCCCCGAGCGCCTGTTTCAGCCGCCGCTGCACATCGGGCACCGCGCGCGCTGGCACCCAGCCGGCGATGCAGGCGAGATAGCCGGCACTGCGGATGGCCGGATCGAGGTTCACGAAGGGCTCGGCGAGGCTGAGCACCGTTTCGGCCCGGACCAGATCATCGCGATAGGACCGGGCGCAGGACTCCAGTTCCCGCTGCAGGGCCTCGCGCTCGGCGTCGATGCGGTCGCGGCGCTGCTGTTGTTCGGCCCGGATTGCTTCGGGTGAGGCGTCGAGGCCCTGCGGCAGCGGGATCGCCTGGAAGCCGGCCGAGGACAGCAGGGAGCCGATCTCCGACTGCTCGGACTTGGATGGCGGGCCGACGATGACCACATGCGAGTTGCCGCCACGCTCCATGTACGAGAACAGGAGGTACCCGGCGAGGCCGAGCGCGCCCTGCAGACGGCTGACGTTCTCGCGCGGCACCACCCCGACGTGGAATTCGAGGAACCGGGTCTTGGTTCGCAGCATCCCCAGATCGACCTGGAGTTCGGCAAAGTTCGCCAGCGCCGCCGCTTCCTCGTCCAGCAGGCGCGCGCGCTCGTCCAGTTCGCGGAACGATTCCTGCAGGCGCAGGCACGAAGACCAGGCCTCGCCGAGGATGGTATTGGTCTGCGTCAGCTCGTCGAGTTCCACCACGCGGATCTCGCCGAGATCTGGCTCCGGCACCGGGATCATCTGCCGGATCTTGTCGAGACGCGAGCGCGCCTGCTGGTGGACTTGCTGATAACGGCAGTCCTCCAGGGGAGTGAGCTGCTGCTCCTGGGGGGCGCGCGGATCGGGATGGAAGCTTTCGGTTTCCGCGAGGGTCAGCGATGCCTGCGGCAGATCCTCGGCCAGGACCAGCAGCCGGACATGGCGCATCGGCTGGGGTTTCATCAGCATCGGGACACCTCGCGCTGCGGACGGACGGCGGGGCCGGACTGGCGACGGCAACGAGAGCGATTCATGCGGCCTCCCGCCATTGATGGACGCAGATCGCGGGACTCAGGCCGAGTGCAAGTTCGACATAGGGCTCCGGGAGCTTCAGCAGGCGACCCTGGAACAACGTGAATGCAAGGCGCAAATCGAACTCCCGCAGGATCAGATACGCCAGCGCACGCGCGACGCCGGATTGCCCCCCGCGCAGCACCAACCACGCCACTTCGGCGCAGTAGTGGCCGAGTCGCCGTTGGATCTCCATCAGGTTCCCGGCATCGGCCAGGCGCGAATGCAGCGGCTCGGGCAACGCGGCCAGGATCTTGGCCTCGGCGTCCAGACCCACCAGTGCGAGCAGGCGTTCGCGGTGCAGCAGGTGGGGGGACGGCACGAGCTGGTAGAAGGTCTCCGAAGACGACAACCGGTAGCCGAATCGGAAACGCAACAGCCACAGAACGTTGGCGCGATCGACCAACGCACCCACCAGCCTGCGCATCTGGCGCCGGGCGACGCTGTCCTCGAGCCGGGTGACGCGGCGTGCGAGGTCCGTGTAATAGCGCTGGTCGATCGCCGCCTCGAGTGCGAAGGATTCCTGGCGTTTCTCGTAAATCTCGCGCGCTTGCCGCGCGAGCAGACTCAGCGGGCCGTCTTCAAGGCAGCGCAGCAGTTCGACCGCGTTCTCGGTCCGGAACAGATCCTCGTTCGCGAGCCGGACGCGCGGCGGCAGATCGTACAGATTTTCGCGGATTTCCTGCTGATCGAGCTGGCGGATCTTGCCCCGCAGCAGGGTTTTCAGGTTGAACAATGCGAACTGCCGGGCCCAGGCCAGCACCAGTCCGCGCTCCTCGGCGTTCATCGACCGGACCAACACGGTCACATCGTCCATCAGCGCCTGCATCAACGTCT is a window from the Thioalkalivibrio paradoxus ARh 1 genome containing:
- a CDS encoding V-type ATP synthase subunit I, translating into MLMKPQPMRHVRLLVLAEDLPQASLTLAETESFHPDPRAPQEQQLTPLEDCRYQQVHQQARSRLDKIRQMIPVPEPDLGEIRVVELDELTQTNTILGEAWSSCLRLQESFRELDERARLLDEEAAALANFAELQVDLGMLRTKTRFLEFHVGVVPRENVSRLQGALGLAGYLLFSYMERGGNSHVVIVGPPSKSEQSEIGSLLSSAGFQAIPLPQGLDASPEAIRAEQQQRRDRIDAEREALQRELESCARSYRDDLVRAETVLSLAEPFVNLDPAIRSAGYLACIAGWVPARAVPDVQRRLKQALGERFSLESRKPRADERPLVPSVPVRHRLLQPFALLVKQYGIPRYGEIDPTFLFTITFLLMFGTMFGDVGHGAVLALLAWLFRKPLGRFYLFGVLAGLSSVFFGFLFGSVFGYKELLPALWMSPLYDPILMLQLALAWGVFFLTLACVLTIYNRFAIAEPMAAVFGHHGVVNLLFYLGLVWGGVGLATGDGFGTLPAVLVIASLAALAVYNWFHLDAPVGEKILVVLIETLETVIGYISNTLSFLRVAAFSINHVALMIAVLTLAGMMGAVGHVLMVIFGNIFVMVLEGVIVTIQVMRLQYYEGFSRYFSGDGREFAPLRLRRRPRAA
- a CDS encoding V0D/AC39 family V-type ATPase subunit, which codes for MNGNAHDAYLNTRVSGKATQLYQPGDLQRFTQLGLPELAQEFGLTALFEEQRSVRGRSRAVEQTLMQALMDDVTVLVRSMNAEERGLVLAWARQFALFNLKTLLRGKIRQLDQQEIRENLYDLPPRVRLANEDLFRTENAVELLRCLEDGPLSLLARQAREIYEKRQESFALEAAIDQRYYTDLARRVTRLEDSVARRQMRRLVGALVDRANVLWLLRFRFGYRLSSSETFYQLVPSPHLLHRERLLALVGLDAEAKILAALPEPLHSRLADAGNLMEIQRRLGHYCAEVAWLVLRGGQSGVARALAYLILREFDLRLAFTLFQGRLLKLPEPYVELALGLSPAICVHQWREAA